The proteins below are encoded in one region of Salmo salar chromosome ssa02, Ssal_v3.1, whole genome shotgun sequence:
- the LOC106581964 gene encoding G-protein-signaling modulator 1, with amino-acid sequence MDVVMEYPEGKVETAEEEHLEDLIIIKEGDVAGGIEPITGKSNDEDSSAEEDVTARYGQTGKANTESGDGDKRKKDNLINQAKGETGTEEGVEHIKGMDELVMDGPKIHGKKEGMAMVDKTEKYKTAEQDLETDKPSQGLQVGTNRHLPFDQLPKDTLSPEHAPKQAQRLTPYFPDALYDLVFTLQEGRRLNDQRCSFRGRRRCHSEPNTYIPAHRAHRVHFSSMTSLQKDEFFDLVATSQSRRLDDQRVELHDVPPLKPKANKKRSSVKDTKPKKSAPIAVQNEDLYNMILISQAQGRLEEQRSVAPGPMDDEDFFSLLLSVQGGRMEDQRTELPGILGT; translated from the exons ATGGATGTTGTCATGGAATACCCAGAGGGCAAAGTTGAAACAGCTGAAGAGGAGCACTTGGAGGATCTAATCATTATTAAGGAGGGGGATGTTGCGGGAGGGATAGAGCCAATAACAGGCAAGAGCAACGATGAAGACTCCAGTGCGGAAGAGGATGTCACTGCCAGATATGGACAGACTGGAAAAGCCAACACTGAAAGTGGAGATGGCGACAAAAGAAAAAAGGATAACCTTATAAATCAAGCAAAAggagagactgggacagaggagggggttgagcacATTAAAGGGATGGATGAATTAGTAATGGATGGACCGAAAATACATGGCAAGAAAGAGGGGATGGCGATGGTGGATAAAacagaaaaatacaaaacagcagAACAAGATTTGGAGACGGACAAACCATCACAAGGATTACAAGTTGGCACAAATAGACATCTTCCCTTTGACCAGTTGCCCAAAGATACGCTGAGCCCAGAGCATGCCCCAAAACAG GCTCAACGGTTAACCCCTTACTTCCCAGACGCGCTGTATGACCTGGTCTTTACTCTGCAAGAAGGAAGACGACTCAATGACCAGCGGTGCTCGttcagagggaggagaaggtgccATTCTGAACCCAACACCTACATTCCGGCCCACAGAGCCCACAGAG TGCATTTCTCCTCAATGACCTCGCTGCAGAAAGATGAGTTCTTTGACTTGGTGGCTACTTCCCAAAGCCGTCGGCTTGACGACCAGCGGGTGGAACTACATGACGTCCCACCCCTTAAGCCGAAAGCCAATAAGAAGAGGAGCAGCGTAAAAGATACAAAGCCTAAAAAGTCTGCTCCAATTGCAGTGCAGAACGAGGACTTGTACAATATGATTCTCATCTCGCAA gcccagggtagaCTGGAGGAGCAGCGCAGTGTGGCCCCAGGGCCTATGGATGATGAGGACTTCTTTTCCTTACTGCTGAGTGTCCAGGGAGGACGCATGGAGGACCAGAGGACTGAGTTGCCTGGGATTCTGGGAACCTGA